From a single Brettanomyces bruxellensis chromosome 7, complete sequence genomic region:
- the HMT1 gene encoding Nuclear SAM-dependent mono-and asymmetric methyltransferase has product MPAETLESVTDPSKLPYWEQHYFGSYDHFSIHEEMLKDRVRTLSYKNAIMRNRHLFKGKTVLDVGCGTGILSMFAAQAGAKHVYAVDMSSIIEMAKKIVDLNGFSGKITLLRGKLEDMELPCGKVDIIISEWMGYFLLYESMLDTVLYARDHFLKEGGLIFPDKASIHVALVEDGEYKDDKIHFWECKDRLYGFDYSPFVEIAMEDPLVDTVNNRSVVSTHHKLIEFDLNHVKKSQLSFKRNFQVRANRRDMAHGLLAWFDIVFPSDSPKNVVRFSTGPHASYTHWKQTLFYFDDVLELDKGDIISGSLSCKPNKHNNRDLDIEINYDFKANGDQKRSAKNGRIYRLR; this is encoded by the coding sequence ATGCCCGCCGAGACTTTGGAAAGTGTTACAGACCCAAGCAAGCTGCCCTACTGGGAGCAGCATTATTTTGGATCATATGATCACTTCAGTATTCACGAAGAGATGCTCAAGGACAGAGTCAGAACTCTGTCGTACAAAAATGCGATTATGCGCAATAGACATCTTTTCAAGGGCAAGACTGTCTTGGATGTGGGATGTGGAACAGGTATTCTTTCCATGTTTGCTGCACAGGCTGGTGCTAAGCACGTTTATGCTGTTGATATGTCCAGTATTATCGAGATGGCCAAGAAAATTGTTGACTTGAATGGGTTTTCTGGCAAGATCACTCTCTTGAGAGGAAAATTAGAGGACATGGAGCTCCCTTGTGGAAAAGTTGACATTATCATCAGTGAGTGGATGGGTTACTTCCTACTTTACGAATCCATGCTGGACACCGTTTTATACGCCAGAGACCACTTTCTCAAGGAAGGAGGCTTGATCTTCCCTGATAAGGCCTCTATTCACGTTGCTTTGGTTGAGGATGGTGAGTACAAGGATGATAAAATACATTTCTGGGAGTGCAAGGATCGTCTTTATGGCTTTGACTACTCGCCCTTCGTTGAAATTGCAATGGAAGATCCCCTGGTGGACACAGTCAACAATAGATCGGTTGTCTCGACACACCACAAGCTTATAGAGTTTGACTTGAACCATGTCAAGAAGTCGCAACTTTCTTTCAAGCGGAACTTCCAGGTTAGAGCAAATAGAAGAGATATGGCTCACGGATTATTAGCATGGTTTGACATTGTCTTTCCTTCTGACTCCCCAAAGAACGTTGTTAGATTTTCCACGGGTCCGCATGCCTCCTACACGCATTGGAAGCAGACTTTGTTCTACTTCGATGATGTTCTGGAGCTTGACAAGGGTGATATTATCAGTGGCTCTCTTTCGTGCAAACCAAATAAGCATAACAATAGGGATCTTGACATTGAAATCAACTATGATTTCAAGGCAAATGGAGACCAGAAAAGGTCTGCCAAAAATGGTCGTATATACCGTCTTCGTTAA